The Papio anubis isolate 15944 chromosome 1, Panubis1.0, whole genome shotgun sequence genome window below encodes:
- the LOC116271252 gene encoding uncharacterized protein LOC116271252 → MLHPGVVGDPAPEILEKPATCDSGWCLHSALVLGPFLSSCQGTWSQDATEWKMAVAQGRGRQEQSEKLAGDLPVWFMLSYLRGAGNVLFLIIFTQQENWRERATPKLIMVRLSGLLYDIPGDSGVKRISASQRCAAKTVCFPCLEVLAASYLL, encoded by the exons ATGCTGCACCCAGGTGTGGTGGGCGACCCAGCCCCTGAGATCCTTGAGAAACCTGCCACCTGTGACTCTGGCTGGTGCCTCCATTCCGCCCTTGTCTTAGgaccctttctttcctcctgtcAAGGAACATGGTCCCAGGATGCCACAGAATGGAAGATGGCAGTGGCTCAGGGCCGTGGAAGGCAGGAGCAGTCTGAAAAGCTCGCGGGGGACCTGCCG GTCTGGTTCATGTTGAGCTACCTGAGAGGAGCTGGGAACGTGCTGTTTCTCATCATTTTCACCCAGCAAGAGAACTGGAGAGAGAGAGCTACACCCAAACTAATTATGGTCAGGCTCTCTGGGCTGTTATATGATATTCCAGGAGACAGTGGAGTGAAGCGGATCTCAGCGTCCCAGAGGTGTGCTGCCAAGACAGTGTGCTTTCCTTGCTTGGAAGTCTTGG caGCTTCCTACCTCCTCTAA